One Halovivax ruber XH-70 genomic region harbors:
- a CDS encoding YgaP family membrane protein gives MEKNVGGTDRTMRLVVGPILALIGVAILAGWLGVGGTLGTALGVLAVLAGLVLLFTGVTQLCVVNRLLGIDTYRGR, from the coding sequence ATGGAAAAGAACGTGGGCGGTACTGATCGAACGATGCGACTCGTCGTTGGGCCGATCCTGGCGCTCATCGGCGTCGCCATCCTCGCTGGCTGGTTGGGCGTCGGCGGCACGCTCGGAACGGCCCTCGGCGTACTCGCAGTGCTCGCTGGGTTGGTACTGCTGTTCACTGGTGTCACGCAACTGTGCGTGGTGAACCGTCTGCTCGGCATCGATACCTACCGCGGTCGGTGA
- a CDS encoding DUF5789 family protein gives MGAITLNELTDRLATLSYPVSLETVDRKLGDTTLQLADGETTIGETLELVGTDRFDSENELESELFGALPRNAVGEPYQSEGEG, from the coding sequence ATGGGCGCAATCACACTGAACGAACTCACTGACCGTCTCGCCACGCTTTCGTACCCGGTCTCACTGGAGACCGTCGACCGTAAACTCGGCGACACGACGCTCCAGCTCGCGGACGGCGAAACGACGATCGGTGAGACGCTGGAACTCGTCGGCACGGATCGATTCGACAGCGAGAACGAACTCGAATCCGAACTCTTCGGTGCGCTCCCGCGAAACGCCGTCGGCGAACCGTATCAGTCGGAAGGCGAGGGTTAG
- a CDS encoding transcription factor S produces MEFCDECGSMMKADDGLWVCGSCDYSKPKGDTDEYVVTDDQEASEIIESSEETSLPETDALCPECGNDRAYWYLQQTRSADESETRFFICSECEHKWREDDH; encoded by the coding sequence ATGGAGTTCTGCGACGAGTGCGGCTCGATGATGAAAGCCGACGACGGCCTGTGGGTCTGTGGGAGTTGCGACTACTCGAAACCGAAAGGCGATACCGACGAGTACGTCGTCACGGACGATCAGGAGGCCAGTGAGATTATCGAATCGTCCGAGGAAACGTCGCTCCCCGAAACCGACGCCCTGTGTCCCGAGTGTGGGAACGACCGCGCCTACTGGTACCTCCAGCAAACTCGCTCGGCCGACGAATCCGAGACTCGCTTCTTCATCTGTAGCGAGTGCGAGCACAAGTGGCGCGAAGACGACCACTAA